From Lolium perenne isolate Kyuss_39 chromosome 5, Kyuss_2.0, whole genome shotgun sequence, a single genomic window includes:
- the LOC127302080 gene encoding uncharacterized protein translates to MGARENGEERNDHSTDVEMERDGKQRKEAESDYEAARDSFSSQGEANSNEDTKVKRVSRVPKKLAKKESKQNSPRPLRTNSGRLVNTKLQYISPNNTQKKSPKPNKAAYVVKTIETQRPETVEVSSCPSSDVSGETNDKSIEDTITDDNSIVGRAADDKAVDGMETDDQANEGGGTDDKAIEHTAADEKIIEGTTTDDKSIEGTASDDKGIDGVKTDNKEAIEEAKEIDVLDEAPTCDQSSGTDDEIADTEQGVLDDDKSAAYEKNDENIEELESKIEKLEQELREVAALEVSLYSIVPEHGCSSHKLHTPARRLSRLYIHASKFWSPEKKASVAKNSVSGLVLIAKSCGNDVPRLTFWLSNIVVLREIIAQAFGVSCQSTPVLKAFTADSTTKVDKNSSPVRWKSNSNGKHARHTITQLPDDWQETATVLAALEKIESWIFSRIVESVWWQALTPCMQIPVEDSSTPKAGRLLGSALVDQHQGVFSFNLWNAALCDAFSRICPLRASGHECGCLPVLAKLVMEQCVARLDVALFNAILRESENEIPSDPISDPILDSRVLPIPAGYLSFGSGAQLKNSIGSWSRWFTDTFGMDGDDSEKDGQDAGRDGDERNGKGGLNSFKLLNELSDLLMLPKDMLLENSIRKEVCPSIGIPLVIRILCNFTPDELCPDPVPVHVLEELNSQRLLECSAEEHMISTFPCTAAPVVYHAPSLKDVAEKVADTSGNAEVDRRASMVQRRGYTSDDDLDDLGSPLMSLYDRSSPPSPCDGVAHFSTRKEGEIVNVRYELLREVWSEHRD, encoded by the exons ATGGGTGCTAGGGAGAatggggaagaaagaaatgaccaTTCAACTGATGTGGAAATGGAACGAGATGGTAAACAACGGAAGGAAGCTGAATCAGACTATGAAGCAGCTAGAGATTCCTTTTCATCTCAAGGCGAGGCTAACAGCAATGAAGATACTAAAGTGAAAAGAGTCTCCAGGGTTCCGAAGAAGTTAGCAAAGAAAGAGTCAAAGCAAAATAGTCCACGTCCGCTAAGAACTAACTCTGGTCGTCTAGTCAACACTAAGCTGCAGTATATATCACCAAACAACACCCAGAAAAAATCACCAAAGCCAAACAAAGCAGCTTATGTTGTTAAAACTATTGAAACTCAAAGGCCAGAAACTGTGGAAGTTTCTTCTTGTCCTTCATCTGATGTGTCCGGGGAAACCAATGATAAATCTATTGAGGATACAATCACCGATGATAATTCCATAGTGGGCAGAGCTGCTGATGATAAGGCCGTTGATGGTATGGAGACTGATGATCAGGCCAATGAGGGTGGAGGGACTGATGATAAGGCCATTGAGCATACAGCGGCTGATGAGAAGATCATTGAGGGTACAACTACTGATGATAAGTCCATTGAGGGTACAGCGTCTGATGATAAGGGCATTGATGGTGTAAAGACCGATAATAAGGAGGCCATTGAAGAGGCAAAGGAGATTGATGTCTTGGATGAAGCTCCAACCTGTGATCAGAGTAGTGGGACTGATGATGAAATTGCTGATACTGAGCAAGGTGTACTCGATGATGACAAGTCAGCTGCATATGAAAAGAATGACGAAaatattgaggaattagaatcaaAAATTGAAAAGCTGGAGCAAGAGCTACGTGAAGTTGCTGCCCTTGAGGTTTCTCTTTACTCTATTGTGCCAGAGCATGGATGCTCATCACATAAGTTGCATACACCAGCCAGGCGTCTGTCTAGGTTATATATTCATGCATCAAAGTTTTGGTCCCCAGAGAAGAAAGCTTCTGTCGCAAAAAACTCTGTTTCTGGGCTTGTGCTCATTGCAAAGTCTTGTGGAAATGATGTTCCGAG ATTGACATTCTGGCTATCAAACATAGTCGTGCTAAGAGAGATCATTGCACAAGCCTTTGGCGTTTCATGCCAATCAACTCCAGTTTTGAAGGCTTTCACCGCAGATAGTACCACAAAGGTTGACAAGAATTCTTCGCCAGTGAGATGGAAAAGCAACTCCAATGGCAAGCATGCTAGACATACTATCACACAATTACCAGATGATTGGCAGGAAACTGCCACTGTATTAGCCGCATTGGAGAAGATTGAGTCTTGGATCTTTTCTCGGATTGTTGAATCTGTGTGGTGGCAG GCACTGACACCCTGTATGCAAATTCCTGTTGAAGATTCATCCACTCCAAAGGCTGGGAGGTTGTTAGGGTCTGCTTTGGTTGATCAGCATCAAGGTGTCTTTTCTTTTAATCTCTGGAATGCTGCATTATGCGATGCCTTCAGCAGAATATGTCCTCTTCGGGCTAGTGGGCATGAGTGTGGCTGCTTACCAGTACTGGCAAAACTG GTGATGGAGCAATGTGTAGCCCGTTTAGATGTTGCTTTATTTAACGCCATCCTTCGTGAATCAGAGAATGAGATACCATCTGATCCAATATCTGATCCTATCCTTGACTCAAGGGTTTTGCCAATTCCCGCTGGCTACTTAAGCTTCGGATCAGGCGCACAGCTTAAGAATTCA ATCGGAAGCTGGTCTAGATGGTTCACCGATACATTTGGCATGGATGGTGATGACTCTGAAAAAGATGGCCAAGATGCAGGAAGAGATGGTGATGAAAGAAATGGTAAAGGCGGATTAAATTCCtttaagcttctcaatgaattgaGTGATCTTCTTATGCTTCCAAAGGACATGCTTCTTGAGAACTCCATCAGGAAAGAG GTCTGCCCTTCAATTGGCATTCCACTAGTAATAAGAATACTCTGCAACTTCACCCCTGACGAGCTCTGCCCTGATCCTGTTCCAGTCCATGTTCTAGAGGAGCTGAATTCCCAG AGATTGCTGGAGTGCTCTGCAGAGGAACATATGATCAGTACATTCCCTTGCACCGCTGCTCCTGTTGTGTACCACGCCCCTTCGTTGAAGGATGTGGCAGAGAAAGTGGCAGACACCAGTGGCAACGCAGAGGTGGACCGAAGGGCCTCGATGGTCCAGAGGAGAGGGTACACCAGTGACGACGATCTGGATGACCTGGGCTCTCCCTTGATGTCCCTCTATGATCGGAGCTCTCCACCCTCGCCTTGTGATGGGGTTGCACATTTCAGTACTCGAAAAGAAGGCGAAATCGTAAATGTGAGATATGAGCTCCTGAGAGAAGTATGGTCAGAGCACCGTGATTAA